The Pempheris klunzingeri isolate RE-2024b chromosome 1, fPemKlu1.hap1, whole genome shotgun sequence genome includes a region encoding these proteins:
- the LOC139206430 gene encoding protein C19orf12 homolog, with amino-acid sequence MAPRMEDIMRLCCEISAHDQIKVAVKNSTKGAAVAGGTAFVGGLLGGPPGIAVGGAIGGLLGSWLTSGQFKPLPQILMELPPAQQNKLCDDVVAVLGSLTWTDAAQLIALVMGNATLQQQVTAALLSYITKELRAEVRYQD; translated from the exons ATGGCTCCACGAATGGAAGACATCATGCGTCTGTGCTGTGAAATATCAGCTCATGATCAGATCAAGGTGGCGGTGAAGAACTCCACCAAAGGAGCGGCGGTAGCAGGAGGAACTGCTTTTGTGGGGGGGCTGCTTGGCGGACCTCCAGGGATTGCTGTTG GTGGAGCGATAGGTGGTCTCCTGGGCAGCTGGCTGACGAGCGGCCAGTTCAAGCCTCTGCCTCAGATCCTGATGGAGCTGCCTCCCGCCCAGCAGAATAAGCTCTGCGATGACGTGGTGGCCGTCTTGGGCAGCCTGACCTGGACGGACGCGGCCCAGCTCATCGCCCTCGTGATGGGCAACGCcaccctgcagcagcaggtcacGGCTGCGCTGCTTAGCTACATCACAAAGGAGCTCAGAGCAGAGGTGCGCTATCAGGACTGA
- the LOC139203857 gene encoding tumor protein p53-inducible nuclear protein 2 encodes MIGKILSHLLGSTGEDFEAADGAYEELLEFEEGGWVIVNLPENEALSAPQVDPLENLLIEHPSMSVYQMRCRMSGAEEEEEELGSDEDEEDTSRPAAVRRHVSWRLAAWGIPLPSNIQLLAVQKARTQAEWKQLSRRALHRQNLAKTRFSPAEKCHFKQPCQRLYNY; translated from the exons ATGATCGGGAAGATTCTGTCTCATCTGCTCGGGAGCACCGGCGAGGACTTTGAGGCAGCCGACGGCGCTtatgaggagctgctggagttTGAGGAGGGAGGATGGGTCATTGTTAATCTCCCAG AGAACGAGGCGCTGTCAGCCCCCCAGGTGGACCCCCTGGAGAACCTGCTGATCGAGCACCCCAGCATGTCTGTCTACCAGATGAGATGCAGGATGAGcggagcggaggaggaggaggaagagctaGGCtcagatgaggatgaagaggacaCCTCCAG GCCAGCGGCGGTGAGGCGACACGTGTCCTGGCGTCTGGCTGCCTGGGGAATCCCTCTGCCCAGTAAcatccagctgctggctgtCCAGAAGGCCAGGACCCAGGCGGAGTGGAAGCAGCTGAGCCGCAGGGCCCTCCACAGGCAGAACCTGGCTAAGACACGTTTCTCCCCGGCTGAGAAATGCCACTTCAAGCAGCCGTGCCAGCGCCTCTACAACTACTGA
- the LOC139203848 gene encoding uncharacterized protein F13E9.13, mitochondrial, with product MRFLNLFGRLKSVVIGMIHVKALPGTPLGCMKMSEITEAACREAALYRDAGVDAVIIENMHDIPYSFSVGPEVCACMTAVCAAVRSTCPFMPLGVQILSSANQQALAVALASGLDFIRAEGFVFSHVADEGLLNACAGDLLRYRKQIGAEHVQIFTDIKKKHSSHALTSDVSIEETARASEFFLSDGLIITGAATGMQADPQELRGVSQSVRIPVLIGSGVTYDNIERYLDANGMIIGSHFKEGGHWANAVDPERVKRFMGKICDLRK from the exons ATGAGGTTTTTGAACCTCTTCGGGCGCCTGAAATCCGTAGTTATCGGAATGATTCATGTTAAAGCTTTACCAG GTACCCCCCTGGGTTGtatgaaaatgtctgaaatcaCTGAAGCAGCTTGCAGGGAGGCAGCACTCTACCGTGATGCCGGGGTC GATGCCGTGATCATTGAGAACATGCATGATATCCCCTACTCCTTCTCTGTGGGCCCAGAGGTGTGTGCCTGCATGACTGCAGTATGCGCCGCTGTGAGAAGCACCTGTCCATTCATGCCGCTCGGAGTGCAAATACTTTCTTCTGCTAACCAGCAGGCACTGGCCGTAGCTCTGGCTTCAG GTCTGGATTTCATCAGGGCTGAGGGGTTTGTCTTTTCCCATGTGGCTGATGAGGGCCTCCTGAATGCCTGCGCCGGTGACTTACTGAGATATCGCAAGCAGATTGGAGCTGAGCATGTGCAGATCTTCACCGACATTAAAAAGAAGCACAG CTCCCATGCCCTGACATCAGACGTGAGCATTGAGGAGACGGCACGTGCCTCCGAGTTCTTCCTCTCAGATGGACTCATCATCACAGGAGCTGCTACTGGAATGCAGGCTGACCCTCAGGAGCTGCGGG GTGTTTCCCAGTCTGTGAGAATCCCGGTGCTCATCGGCTCTGGAGTGACCTACGACAACATTGAACGCTACCTTGATGCAAATGGAATGATCATCGGTTCTCATTTCAAGGAAGGCGGCCACTGGGCCAACGCAGTCGACCCGGAGCGAGTGAAGAGGTTCATGGGAAAGATCTGTGACCTTCGAAAATGA